In one window of Kiloniellales bacterium DNA:
- the xsc gene encoding sulfoacetaldehyde acetyltransferase, whose product MTRMTPSEAFVETLVAHGVTDVFGIVGSAYMDALDIFPAAGIRFISVQHEQGAGHMADGYSRVSGRQGVCIAQNGPGITNFVTSIAAAYWAHSPVVCITPETGSATQGLGGFQETEQLPFFEKITKYQAHVNRPDRLAEFTGRCFDLALTERGPTQLNIPRDFFYGDVDVEIPQPIRVERPAGGPGSLDAAAAALADAKFPVIVSGGGVIMSDGVKECMALAEHLSAPVVNSYLHNDSFPASHELWCGPLGYQGSKAAMKLIAQADVVLALGTRLGPFGTLPQHGIEYWPKGAKIIQVDADHRMLGLVKEISVGVLGDAKGAAAEILTRLQTSNREIACHGNRDQRLAEIRQQKDDWEAELNDWGQDEGTPIAPRRLLRELEKAMPEDAMISTDIGNICSVSNSYLRFEEPNSFFAAMSFGNCGYAFPTAIGAKVAAPDRPAVAYVGDGAWGMSLLETLTAVREDIPVTAVVFNNGQWGAEKKNQVDFYADRYVGTNLENPSFAEIARAMGAKGIKVEHPDQVGDALREATQAGTCTIVECMVTQELGDPFRRDALKKPQRMLAKYKDFSVA is encoded by the coding sequence ATGACCCGCATGACGCCCAGCGAGGCCTTCGTCGAGACCCTGGTCGCGCACGGCGTGACCGACGTCTTCGGCATCGTCGGCTCCGCCTACATGGACGCGCTCGACATCTTTCCGGCGGCCGGCATCCGCTTCATCTCGGTGCAGCACGAGCAAGGCGCCGGTCACATGGCCGACGGCTATTCCCGGGTCTCCGGCCGCCAGGGCGTCTGCATCGCCCAGAACGGCCCGGGCATCACCAACTTCGTGACGTCCATCGCGGCGGCCTACTGGGCCCATTCGCCGGTCGTCTGCATCACCCCGGAGACCGGCTCGGCGACCCAGGGCCTGGGCGGCTTCCAGGAGACCGAGCAGCTGCCCTTCTTCGAGAAGATTACCAAGTACCAGGCCCACGTGAACCGGCCCGACCGCCTGGCCGAGTTCACCGGCCGCTGCTTCGACCTGGCGCTGACCGAGCGCGGGCCGACCCAGCTCAACATCCCGCGCGACTTCTTCTACGGCGACGTCGACGTCGAGATCCCGCAGCCGATCCGGGTCGAGCGCCCGGCCGGCGGGCCGGGCAGCCTGGACGCCGCGGCCGCGGCCCTGGCCGACGCCAAGTTCCCGGTCATCGTCTCCGGCGGCGGTGTGATCATGTCGGACGGCGTCAAGGAATGCATGGCCCTGGCCGAGCACCTCTCGGCCCCGGTGGTGAACTCCTACCTGCACAACGACTCCTTCCCGGCCTCCCACGAGCTCTGGTGCGGCCCGCTGGGCTACCAGGGCTCCAAGGCGGCGATGAAGCTGATCGCCCAGGCCGACGTTGTGCTGGCCCTGGGCACCCGCCTCGGGCCCTTCGGCACCCTGCCCCAGCACGGCATCGAGTACTGGCCCAAGGGCGCGAAGATCATCCAGGTCGACGCCGACCATCGCATGCTGGGCCTGGTCAAGGAGATCTCCGTCGGCGTGCTCGGCGACGCCAAGGGCGCGGCGGCCGAGATCCTGACCCGGCTGCAGACCTCGAACCGCGAGATCGCCTGCCATGGCAACCGCGACCAGCGCCTGGCCGAGATCCGCCAGCAGAAGGACGACTGGGAGGCCGAGCTCAACGACTGGGGCCAGGACGAAGGCACGCCGATCGCGCCGCGCCGCCTGCTGCGCGAGCTCGAGAAGGCCATGCCCGAGGACGCCATGATCTCGACCGACATCGGCAACATCTGCTCGGTCTCGAACAGCTACCTGCGCTTCGAGGAACCGAACTCCTTCTTCGCGGCCATGAGCTTCGGCAACTGCGGCTACGCCTTCCCGACCGCGATCGGCGCCAAGGTCGCCGCACCCGACCGCCCGGCCGTGGCCTACGTCGGCGACGGCGCCTGGGGCATGAGCCTGCTGGAGACCCTGACTGCCGTGCGCGAGGACATCCCGGTGACCGCCGTGGTCTTCAACAACGGCCAGTGGGGCGCGGAGAAGAAGAACCAGGTCGACTTCTACGCCGACCGCTACGTCGGCACCAACCTGGAGAACCCCAGCTTCGCCGAGATCGCGAGGGCCATGGGCGCCAAGGGCATCAAGGTCGAGCATCCGGACCAGGTCGGCGACGCCCTGCGCGAGGCGACCCAAGCCGGCACGTGCACCATCGTCGAGTGCATGGTGACCCAGGAGCTGGGCGATCCCTTCCGCCGCGACGCCCTGAAGAAGCCGCAGCGGATGCTGGCCAAGTACAAGGACTTTTCGGTCGCCTGA
- a CDS encoding thioesterase family protein: MADRKTWHSSKGTPAMVEIEVGMTGMAELVVEAAHTAPRIGSGRVHVLATPVMINLMEAAALAAVEHRLPAGHQSLGTHLDVSHVAATPVGMRVRAVAEVTEVAGNKVAFKVEARDEADLIGEGRHRRVVVEVARFDKRVQAKLADRTKE; encoded by the coding sequence ATGGCAGACCGCAAGACCTGGCACAGCAGCAAAGGGACGCCGGCGATGGTCGAAATCGAGGTTGGCATGACCGGCATGGCGGAGCTCGTCGTCGAGGCCGCGCATACCGCGCCACGGATCGGCAGCGGCCGGGTCCACGTCCTGGCGACGCCGGTGATGATCAACCTCATGGAGGCCGCCGCGCTGGCCGCCGTCGAGCACCGGCTGCCGGCCGGACACCAGAGTCTCGGCACGCACCTTGACGTCAGCCACGTCGCGGCGACTCCCGTCGGCATGCGGGTCCGCGCCGTCGCAGAGGTGACCGAAGTGGCGGGCAACAAGGTCGCCTTCAAGGTCGAGGCCCGCGACGAGGCGGACCTGATCGGCGAGGGCCGGCACCGCCGCGTCGTGGTCGAGGTCGCGCGCTTCGACAAGCGCGTCCAGGCGAAGCTCGCCGACCGGACGAAGGAGTGA
- a CDS encoding sulfite exporter TauE/SafE family protein → MAESAFEVFGLSAGPLAFWLAAIFLAGIVRGYSGFGFSALCVASLTLVLPPAQVVPVVLMLEVAASVGMLPQVWRDIDWRALAWLILGAIVGTPFGVLFLAEVPADAARIAISCLVLTASGLLLLGYRFRRQPGSRGTLATGVVSGLVNGVGAVGGLPVVIFLLASAAGAHMTRALLVAYLMLTNVYATGLTLSQGLLDWELIGRWTIALPALFLGIALGHRHFLKAPPESFRRFILSLLIALALLGLLRTLVL, encoded by the coding sequence ATGGCCGAGAGCGCCTTCGAGGTCTTTGGCCTGAGCGCGGGGCCGTTGGCCTTCTGGCTGGCCGCGATCTTTCTGGCCGGCATCGTGCGCGGCTACTCCGGCTTCGGCTTCTCCGCGCTCTGCGTCGCCAGCCTGACCCTGGTCCTGCCGCCGGCGCAGGTGGTGCCGGTGGTGCTGATGCTGGAGGTCGCGGCCAGCGTCGGCATGCTGCCGCAGGTCTGGCGCGACATCGACTGGCGGGCGCTGGCCTGGTTGATCCTGGGCGCGATCGTCGGGACGCCCTTCGGCGTGCTCTTCCTGGCGGAGGTGCCGGCCGACGCGGCCCGGATCGCGATCTCGTGCCTGGTGCTGACCGCCAGCGGACTGCTCCTGCTGGGCTATCGGTTTCGGCGTCAACCCGGATCCAGGGGCACGCTTGCGACTGGCGTCGTCTCGGGCCTGGTCAACGGCGTCGGCGCGGTCGGCGGCCTGCCGGTGGTGATCTTCCTGCTGGCCAGCGCCGCCGGTGCCCACATGACCCGGGCGCTCTTGGTCGCCTATCTCATGCTGACCAACGTCTACGCCACGGGCCTCACGCTCAGCCAGGGCTTGCTCGACTGGGAGCTGATCGGCCGCTGGACGATCGCGCTGCCGGCCCTGTTCCTGGGCATCGCCCTGGGCCACCGGCACTTCCTCAAGGCGCCGCCGGAGTCCTTCCGCCGCTTCATCCTGTCGTTGCTGATCGCCCTGGCCCTGCTCGGGCTGCTGCGGACGCTCGTACTCTAG
- a CDS encoding ABC transporter ATP-binding protein — MPAPTAALELLRLTKSFDRPAVDRLDLRVRAGEFYALLGPNGAGKTTTLRMVAGLLEPDAGGISIFGIDARRDPVAAKRLVAWVSDEPMIYEKLTPFEYLEFVAGLWSLNAAAAEARARELFDWLGLGPHAHERCQGFSKGMRQKVALAGALVHDPRLIILDEPLTGLDAGAARQVKEVFAERVRSGVTVIMTTHILEVAERMAERIGVLARGRLIAEGTLEELRGQAGKAGSSLEEVFLDLVAEQVEAA; from the coding sequence ATGCCCGCTCCGACCGCCGCCCTGGAACTCCTGCGCCTGACCAAGAGCTTCGACCGCCCGGCCGTCGACAGGCTGGACCTGAGAGTCCGGGCCGGCGAGTTCTACGCCCTGCTCGGGCCCAACGGGGCCGGCAAGACCACCACCCTGCGCATGGTCGCCGGCCTGCTGGAACCCGACGCCGGCGGGATCTCGATCTTCGGGATCGACGCCCGGCGCGATCCGGTTGCCGCCAAGCGCCTGGTCGCCTGGGTCTCCGACGAGCCGATGATCTACGAGAAGCTGACGCCCTTCGAATACCTGGAGTTCGTCGCCGGACTCTGGAGCCTCAACGCCGCGGCGGCCGAGGCCCGGGCGCGCGAGCTCTTCGACTGGCTCGGCCTCGGCCCCCACGCCCACGAGCGCTGCCAGGGCTTCTCCAAGGGCATGCGCCAGAAGGTCGCCCTGGCCGGCGCCCTGGTCCACGACCCTCGGCTGATCATCCTCGACGAGCCGCTGACCGGCCTCGACGCCGGTGCGGCGCGCCAGGTCAAGGAGGTCTTCGCCGAGCGGGTCCGCAGCGGGGTGACGGTGATCATGACCACCCACATCCTGGAGGTCGCGGAGCGCATGGCGGAGCGCATCGGCGTCCTCGCCCGGGGCCGCCTGATCGCCGAGGGCACCCTGGAAGAGCTGCGCGGCCAAGCCGGCAAGGCCGGCTCCAGCCTGGAGGAGGTCTTCCTCGACCTGGTCGCGGAGCAGGTCGAGGCGGCGTGA
- a CDS encoding PHB depolymerase family esterase, with translation MRLPALAAVWLLLCVPLQAAAQVFEDHGDSDPPYRVFLPPGLDPARPVPLVVMLHGCNQDAQAFAEVTGMNDLAAAEGFVVLYPEQRAHPTECWRWYEPGQQQRDQGEPAAIAGLVAEVGQRPDLTIDPGRVYVAGLSAGAAMAAILGATYPEVFAAAGLAAGIPYGAAEGCLSAFNAMQRIHARLPGSWADYSQAYWTCVFAGEFNPLLSPLPTPDALGEKAHDAMGPRARILPVVVFQGSADERVFPENGDDMIGQWAQANDLASDGLDNDDIDAVAERATPGGRPGGHPYSEKVYEDGQGAVVMVFYEIEGMAHAWPGGAPGLSFSDPEGPEASRLIWEFFAAHPKPATP, from the coding sequence ATGCGACTCCCCGCCCTTGCCGCCGTCTGGCTTCTCCTCTGCGTGCCGCTCCAGGCCGCCGCCCAGGTCTTCGAGGACCACGGCGATTCCGATCCGCCCTACCGGGTGTTCCTGCCACCGGGTCTGGACCCCGCCCGGCCGGTGCCGCTGGTGGTCATGCTGCACGGCTGCAACCAGGACGCCCAGGCCTTCGCCGAGGTCACCGGGATGAACGACCTGGCGGCCGCCGAGGGCTTCGTCGTGCTCTATCCGGAGCAGAGGGCGCATCCGACCGAATGCTGGCGCTGGTACGAGCCGGGACAGCAGCAGCGCGACCAGGGCGAGCCCGCGGCGATCGCCGGGCTGGTCGCCGAGGTCGGGCAGCGGCCGGACCTGACGATCGACCCGGGGCGGGTCTACGTCGCCGGCCTTTCCGCCGGCGCCGCCATGGCGGCGATCCTCGGCGCCACCTATCCGGAGGTCTTCGCCGCGGCCGGGCTCGCGGCCGGCATCCCCTATGGGGCCGCGGAGGGCTGCCTCAGTGCCTTCAACGCCATGCAGCGGATCCACGCCCGCCTGCCCGGGTCCTGGGCCGACTACAGCCAGGCCTACTGGACCTGCGTCTTCGCGGGAGAGTTCAATCCCCTGCTCTCGCCGCTGCCGACGCCGGATGCGCTCGGCGAGAAGGCCCACGACGCCATGGGCCCGCGGGCCCGGATCCTGCCGGTCGTCGTCTTTCAGGGCAGCGCCGACGAAAGGGTCTTCCCGGAGAACGGGGACGACATGATCGGCCAGTGGGCCCAGGCCAACGACCTGGCCTCCGACGGCCTGGACAACGACGACATCGACGCCGTGGCCGAGCGCGCGACCCCGGGCGGCCGGCCCGGCGGGCATCCCTACAGCGAGAAGGTCTACGAGGACGGCCAGGGCGCGGTGGTGATGGTTTTCTACGAGATCGAGGGGATGGCGCACGCCTGGCCGGGCGGCGCCCCCGGCCTGTCCTTCTCGGACCCCGAAGGGCCCGAGGCCAGCCGGCTGATCTGGGAGTTCTTCGCCGCGCACCCCAAGCCCGCGACGCCCTAG